One window of Candidatus Mycobacterium wuenschmannii genomic DNA carries:
- a CDS encoding acyl-CoA dehydrogenase family protein yields MQLTFDADVEAFRAEFVAFLDEHLPDEAEAVQRSRSSSDVPPWARRWQRLLFDSGWLLPGQPPEFGGRNATVLQQYVHAEELSRRRIYQSFNPQGVGIIAASLLSFGTPEQKRKWAVPILRAEITASLGMSEPGAGSDLASLRTAAVRDGDHFVVNGQKVWTSGAHDADVLLTFVRTDPDAPKHKGISVLLISTDSLGLSRRPFASAAGRDDEDFNEVFFTDVRVPVENLVGPLNEGWRVANGSLGHERNMLWMGYADQLQEMTADFEPVGDLERDRYATLVMDYQALRLLGSVTLSRAARGEEDVAGQSVLKLLGSEAVQSATEHVLGADGVDGLVHPALTGPYAPLNLDSHFGSWFDRYLRTFAATIAGGTSEIQRNIIAQRILGLPRN; encoded by the coding sequence ATGCAACTGACGTTCGACGCCGACGTCGAGGCATTCCGGGCCGAATTCGTGGCATTTCTCGACGAGCACTTGCCGGACGAGGCCGAGGCTGTGCAGCGTTCGCGATCGTCGTCGGACGTGCCGCCCTGGGCCCGGCGATGGCAGCGACTCTTGTTCGACAGCGGGTGGCTGCTACCCGGCCAGCCGCCGGAGTTCGGCGGTCGCAACGCCACGGTGCTGCAGCAGTACGTGCATGCCGAAGAGTTGTCGCGACGGCGTATCTATCAGAGTTTCAATCCGCAGGGAGTCGGCATCATCGCGGCATCGCTGCTGTCGTTCGGGACGCCGGAGCAGAAGCGGAAATGGGCGGTGCCGATCCTGCGGGCCGAGATCACCGCGTCGCTGGGGATGAGCGAACCCGGTGCGGGTTCGGACCTGGCTTCGCTGCGGACGGCCGCGGTGCGCGACGGCGATCACTTCGTGGTCAACGGACAGAAGGTATGGACGTCGGGCGCGCATGACGCCGACGTGTTGCTGACCTTCGTGCGCACCGACCCGGATGCGCCAAAGCACAAGGGGATCAGCGTGCTGCTGATCTCGACCGACAGTCTCGGGTTGTCCCGCCGGCCGTTCGCGTCGGCGGCGGGTCGCGATGACGAGGACTTCAACGAGGTGTTCTTCACCGATGTGCGGGTGCCGGTCGAGAACCTGGTCGGCCCGCTCAACGAGGGATGGCGGGTGGCCAACGGCTCGCTCGGCCACGAGCGCAACATGCTCTGGATGGGCTACGCGGACCAATTGCAAGAGATGACAGCCGATTTCGAGCCGGTAGGCGACCTGGAGCGTGACCGGTACGCGACCTTGGTGATGGACTACCAGGCGCTACGGCTGCTCGGCTCGGTGACCTTGTCGCGGGCCGCCCGCGGCGAAGAGGACGTGGCGGGCCAGTCGGTGCTCAAGCTGCTCGGGTCCGAGGCGGTGCAGTCCGCGACCGAACACGTGCTGGGCGCCGACGGAGTCGACGGCCTCGTCCATCCCGCGCTCACCGGTCCCTATGCGCCGCTGAATCTGGATTCCCACTTCGGCAGCTGGTTCGACCGTTACCTGCGAACCTTCGCGGCGACGATCGCCGGCGGCACGTCCGAGATCCAGCGCAACATCATCGCCCAGCGGATTCTGGG
- a CDS encoding TetR/AcrR family transcriptional regulator, which produces MTSPSEEPAWKQRAVERSIKTAKLRAAQRVQRFLDAAQSIIIEKGSTDFTVQEVVDRSRQSLRSFYLQFDGKHELLLALFEDALSRSSDQIRAATANHTDPIERLKVAVELLFEASRPDPTAKRPLFTDFAPRLLVSHPEEVKVAHAPLVTLLTELMEAACDAGQLRSGVNPKRMAAMTMQTVMFIAQSSGGPDEATVHPITADEVWDFCSQGFVGA; this is translated from the coding sequence GTGACCAGCCCCAGCGAAGAGCCGGCCTGGAAGCAGCGCGCCGTCGAGAGGTCGATCAAAACAGCAAAGCTGCGGGCCGCGCAGCGCGTCCAGCGCTTCCTCGACGCCGCGCAGTCGATCATCATCGAGAAGGGCAGCACGGACTTTACCGTCCAAGAGGTCGTCGATCGCTCTCGGCAGTCGCTGCGCAGCTTCTACCTGCAGTTCGACGGCAAACACGAACTCCTGCTGGCACTCTTCGAGGACGCGCTGAGTCGCTCATCGGACCAGATCCGCGCCGCGACGGCCAACCACACCGACCCGATAGAGCGGCTGAAAGTCGCCGTCGAGCTGCTGTTCGAGGCCTCGCGACCCGACCCGACCGCCAAGCGCCCGCTGTTCACCGACTTTGCTCCGCGCCTGCTGGTGTCGCATCCAGAGGAAGTCAAGGTGGCACACGCGCCGCTGGTGACTTTGCTGACCGAACTGATGGAGGCCGCGTGCGACGCGGGTCAACTGCGTTCGGGCGTCAACCCGAAGCGGATGGCCGCGATGACCATGCAGACCGTCATGTTCATCGCACAGTCCAGCGGCGGGCCCGACGAGGCGACCGTTCACCCCATCACCGCGGACGAAGTATGGGACTTCTGCTCGCAAGGATTTGTCGGCGCCTAG
- a CDS encoding acyl-CoA thioesterase, which translates to MLDLWADLLGCLDLNRAGPSDGADDVLEFDAVSQELDYHRVFGGQLLAQFVRVATLACPGKSVKSFHTVFAREGRAAEPVHYQSTRQHEGRSFASLSITARQPHAVLASTSVSLHASEDGPENQACEPVSALLDEKHRIDLDLIPWETRSADDLTATTTGPPNFEVWMRTPAADADLAPALTAYATDLTLIGTALRPFDGFSHRGNGTQFTSAVTSHTVWFHRQFRTDRWLLLRQHSPVLAHGRCFGRGDVLTADGVLVASYAQEALLRFRGDPEKVGP; encoded by the coding sequence GTGCTCGACCTCTGGGCCGACCTGCTCGGCTGCCTGGATCTGAATCGTGCGGGCCCTTCCGACGGCGCCGACGACGTCCTGGAATTCGATGCCGTCAGCCAAGAATTGGATTACCACCGAGTGTTCGGCGGGCAGTTGCTCGCGCAATTCGTCCGGGTCGCGACGCTGGCTTGCCCGGGGAAGTCGGTCAAGTCCTTTCACACGGTCTTCGCCCGAGAAGGACGCGCCGCCGAACCGGTTCACTACCAGTCGACCCGCCAGCACGAGGGCAGGTCGTTCGCCTCGCTGAGCATCACCGCGCGGCAGCCGCATGCCGTGCTGGCCAGTACCTCGGTCTCGCTCCACGCGAGTGAAGACGGCCCGGAAAACCAAGCCTGCGAACCGGTTTCGGCATTGCTGGACGAGAAGCATCGGATCGACCTCGACCTGATCCCGTGGGAGACCCGGAGCGCCGACGACCTCACGGCGACCACCACCGGCCCACCGAACTTCGAGGTGTGGATGCGCACGCCGGCTGCCGATGCCGACTTAGCGCCGGCCCTGACCGCCTACGCCACCGACCTCACGCTGATCGGCACTGCCCTGCGCCCCTTCGATGGCTTCAGCCATCGCGGCAACGGGACGCAGTTCACCTCCGCCGTCACCTCGCACACCGTGTGGTTCCACCGGCAGTTCCGCACCGATCGCTGGCTGCTGCTACGCCAGCACAGCCCGGTGCTCGCCCACGGCCGCTGCTTCGGCCGCGGCGACGTGCTGACCGCCGACGGCGTGCTGGTCGCCTCGTACGCACAGGAGGCTTTGCTGCGCTTTCGCGGCGACCCCGAAAAGGTCGGCCCATGA
- a CDS encoding cytochrome P450, whose translation MTVTAPDGVYYDPYDVEINADPYLAFKAIREEAPLYYNEQHDFYALSRFSDVDDALVDHSTFSSSRGAIIELIKANIDIPPGVIIFEDPPIHDVHRKLLARMFTPRKINALEPKIREFCAHSLDPIGKGDGFDFVGDLGAQMPMKVIGMLLGVPDEYQEAARDRTNDQMRTEAGKPMDASTAMDSGDFFAEFIDWRAEHPSDDIMTDLLNVEFVDEQGVTRKLTREELLTYIAVVSGAGNETTTRLIGWAGKVLAEHPDQRRELVENPALVPAAIEELLRFEPPAPHVARYVTRDITYYGQTVPEGSAMMMLIGAANRDHRQFPPDGDVFDIHREPRQHLSFSVGTHYCLGSALARLEGRIALEEILKRFPEWQVDLSRAALSPTSTVRGWDTMPAVIG comes from the coding sequence GTGACAGTGACTGCACCCGACGGCGTCTATTACGACCCGTACGACGTGGAGATCAATGCCGACCCCTACCTTGCATTCAAGGCGATTCGCGAAGAGGCGCCGCTGTACTACAACGAGCAACACGACTTCTACGCGCTGAGCCGATTTTCCGACGTCGACGACGCGCTTGTCGACCACTCGACCTTCAGCTCGTCCCGCGGCGCGATCATCGAGTTGATCAAGGCCAACATCGACATTCCGCCGGGCGTCATCATCTTCGAAGACCCGCCGATCCACGACGTCCACCGCAAGCTGTTGGCCCGCATGTTCACCCCGCGCAAGATCAACGCGCTGGAGCCCAAGATCCGCGAATTCTGCGCGCACAGTTTGGATCCCATCGGCAAGGGCGACGGCTTCGACTTCGTCGGTGATCTCGGCGCGCAGATGCCGATGAAGGTGATCGGCATGCTGCTCGGCGTTCCCGACGAGTATCAGGAAGCCGCGCGCGACCGAACGAACGACCAAATGCGCACCGAGGCAGGCAAACCCATGGACGCCTCCACCGCGATGGACAGCGGCGACTTCTTCGCCGAGTTCATCGACTGGCGTGCCGAACACCCCTCCGACGACATCATGACCGACCTGTTGAACGTCGAGTTCGTCGACGAGCAGGGCGTCACGCGGAAGCTGACCCGCGAGGAACTGCTGACCTACATCGCAGTGGTATCCGGCGCGGGCAACGAGACTACCACCAGGCTGATCGGTTGGGCCGGAAAGGTTTTGGCCGAGCATCCCGATCAGCGACGGGAACTGGTCGAGAACCCCGCCCTGGTCCCCGCGGCCATCGAGGAGCTGCTGCGCTTCGAGCCGCCGGCCCCACACGTGGCCCGGTACGTGACGCGCGACATCACCTACTACGGGCAGACCGTGCCCGAGGGCAGCGCGATGATGATGCTCATCGGCGCAGCCAACCGCGACCACCGCCAATTCCCGCCGGACGGCGACGTTTTCGACATCCACCGGGAACCTCGCCAGCACCTGTCCTTCAGCGTCGGCACCCACTACTGCCTGGGCTCGGCTCTTGCCCGGCTGGAGGGACGCATCGCGCTCGAGGAGATATTGAAGCGCTTCCCCGAATGGCAGGTCGACCTCAGCCGTGCCGCATTGTCTCCGACGTCCACCGTGCGTGGCTGGGACACGATGCCCGCGGTCATCGGTTGA
- a CDS encoding mycofactocin-coupled SDR family oxidoreductase, which yields MAGRVEGKVAFITGAARGQGRAHAVRLAQEGADIIAVDVCKKLDTVDLIAASTPEDLAETADLVKGHNRRIYTAEVDVRDYDALKKAVDAGVEQLGKLDIIVANAGIGNGGQTLDKTSETDWTEMIDINLGGVWKTVKAGVPHLLAGGNGGSIILTSSVGGLKAYPHTGHYVAAKHGVVGLMRTFAVELGAQNIRVNSVHPTNVNTPLFMNDGTMRLFRPDLENPGPEDMKVVGQLMHTLPIGWVEPEDIANAVLFLASDESRYVTGVTLPIDGGSCLK from the coding sequence ATGGCGGGTCGCGTCGAAGGCAAGGTCGCGTTCATCACTGGCGCGGCGCGCGGTCAGGGCCGTGCGCACGCGGTGCGGTTGGCGCAGGAGGGCGCCGACATCATCGCGGTCGACGTCTGTAAGAAGCTCGACACCGTGGATCTGATCGCCGCCTCGACGCCGGAGGACCTGGCCGAGACCGCGGACCTGGTCAAGGGGCACAACCGGCGGATCTACACCGCCGAGGTCGACGTCCGTGACTACGACGCGCTCAAGAAGGCCGTCGACGCCGGTGTCGAACAACTCGGCAAGCTCGACATCATCGTCGCCAACGCCGGCATCGGCAACGGCGGCCAGACGCTGGACAAGACCAGCGAGACTGACTGGACCGAGATGATCGACATCAACCTAGGCGGCGTGTGGAAGACCGTGAAAGCCGGTGTGCCACACCTTCTTGCGGGCGGTAACGGTGGCTCGATCATCCTCACCAGCTCGGTCGGTGGACTCAAGGCCTACCCGCACACCGGTCACTACGTTGCGGCCAAACACGGTGTGGTCGGCCTGATGCGGACCTTCGCCGTCGAGCTCGGCGCGCAGAACATCCGGGTCAACTCGGTGCACCCCACCAACGTCAACACCCCGCTGTTCATGAACGACGGCACCATGCGACTGTTCCGCCCCGACCTGGAGAATCCGGGCCCCGAAGACATGAAGGTCGTCGGCCAGCTGATGCACACCCTGCCGATCGGCTGGGTCGAGCCCGAGGACATCGCCAACGCGGTGCTGTTCCTGGCATCCGACGAGTCGCGTTACGTCACCGGTGTCACGCTGCCGATCGATGGCGGTAGCTGCCTGAAATAG
- a CDS encoding phosphotransferase — translation MTLSELSIPGGWDEITPAWMTDALRGEHPDAVVSGVEVVLRDDGTNRRARLGLTYSAGTGPATVFAKAVDPAHAELVALTSGLYHEPRLFNSGVVLPLDHPAVYTAIIDEGHSDFLMIMEDVVARGADPRDSTRPLTIDQAASGARGLAKLHSAFWGERTSGNAALDWLEPFVAFEGLQYAPLEIAHERMGDSVPAEIPAMTGAELFVDIWARYIRTLTESPQTLLHGDPHIGNTYVLPDDTVGFLDWQMARRGNFSLDLGYFLQGALTIEDRRAGERDLVEEYRGALDLPADEKPSADEVWLRYRASVAHGLAIWVATLSGGDAWQGADICLALTQRYAAAFVDLDTRAALDAIAD, via the coding sequence GTGACACTTTCGGAGTTGTCGATCCCCGGTGGGTGGGACGAGATCACCCCGGCGTGGATGACCGATGCCCTGCGGGGTGAGCACCCCGATGCCGTGGTCAGCGGCGTCGAGGTGGTGCTGCGCGACGACGGCACCAACCGGCGCGCCCGGCTCGGCCTCACGTATTCGGCCGGTACCGGACCGGCGACGGTGTTCGCGAAGGCCGTCGATCCGGCCCACGCCGAACTGGTCGCACTGACCAGTGGGCTGTATCACGAGCCGAGGCTCTTCAACTCGGGAGTCGTTCTGCCACTTGATCATCCGGCCGTATACACCGCAATCATCGACGAAGGGCACTCCGACTTCCTGATGATCATGGAGGACGTGGTGGCCCGCGGCGCCGACCCCCGCGACTCCACCCGGCCGTTGACGATCGACCAGGCGGCCAGCGGCGCCCGTGGTCTGGCGAAACTGCACAGCGCGTTCTGGGGCGAACGGACCTCGGGTAACGCGGCGCTCGACTGGCTCGAGCCGTTCGTCGCCTTCGAGGGTCTGCAGTACGCGCCGTTGGAAATCGCCCACGAACGAATGGGTGATTCGGTCCCCGCCGAGATCCCGGCGATGACGGGCGCCGAGTTGTTCGTTGACATCTGGGCCCGCTATATCCGAACGCTGACCGAGTCGCCGCAGACACTGCTGCACGGCGATCCACACATCGGCAATACCTACGTGCTGCCGGACGACACCGTCGGATTTCTCGACTGGCAGATGGCACGCCGGGGCAACTTCTCTCTCGACCTCGGCTACTTCCTGCAGGGCGCGTTGACCATCGAGGACCGCCGTGCGGGTGAACGTGACCTGGTCGAGGAGTACCGGGGTGCGCTGGACCTGCCGGCCGACGAGAAGCCGAGCGCCGACGAGGTGTGGCTGCGCTATCGCGCGTCGGTCGCGCACGGCCTGGCGATCTGGGTCGCGACGCTCAGCGGCGGCGACGCCTGGCAGGGCGCGGACATCTGTCTCGCATTGACGCAGCGCTACGCCGCAGCGTTCGTCGACCTGGACACCCGCGCGGCGCTGGACGCCATCGCCGACTAG
- a CDS encoding SDR family NAD(P)-dependent oxidoreductase translates to MTGIQGHFKGKSAVITGGASGIGLATATELATRGARLVLADVDKPALEQAVTHLQGQGFDAHGVMCDVRSLDEVNHLADEAFRLLGQVDVVFSNAGIVVAGPIAQMTHEDWHWVIDIDLWGSIHAVEAFLPRLIEQDKGGHIAFTASFAGLMPNVGLGAYSVAKYGVVGLAENLAREVKDNGIGVSVLCPMVVETKLVSNSERIMGADYGLASSSAPAQPDTLNVDDVARLTVDAIAANRLYVLPHSAARRSIRKRFDRIDQTFDEQVNDGWSH, encoded by the coding sequence ATGACTGGGATTCAAGGGCATTTCAAGGGGAAAAGTGCCGTCATCACCGGCGGAGCGAGCGGCATCGGGCTAGCGACTGCAACTGAATTGGCAACGCGCGGCGCACGTCTCGTGCTGGCCGACGTCGACAAGCCGGCGCTGGAGCAGGCCGTCACGCATCTGCAGGGCCAGGGGTTCGACGCGCACGGGGTGATGTGCGATGTGCGCTCACTCGACGAGGTGAACCACCTGGCCGACGAGGCTTTCCGGCTACTCGGTCAGGTCGATGTGGTGTTCAGCAACGCCGGCATCGTGGTGGCCGGCCCGATCGCACAGATGACCCACGAGGACTGGCACTGGGTGATCGACATCGACCTGTGGGGCTCGATCCACGCCGTCGAGGCGTTCCTGCCCCGGCTGATCGAGCAGGACAAGGGCGGCCACATCGCCTTCACCGCATCGTTCGCCGGCCTGATGCCGAACGTCGGCCTCGGCGCGTACAGCGTCGCCAAGTACGGCGTCGTCGGCCTGGCCGAGAACCTGGCCCGTGAGGTCAAAGACAACGGCATCGGGGTATCGGTGCTGTGCCCGATGGTCGTCGAGACCAAGCTGGTGTCGAACTCGGAACGCATCATGGGCGCCGACTACGGATTGGCGTCGTCGAGCGCCCCGGCACAACCGGACACGTTGAACGTCGACGATGTGGCCCGCCTGACGGTCGACGCGATCGCGGCCAACCGCCTTTACGTACTGCCGCATTCGGCGGCACGCAGATCGATCCGCAAGCGGTTCGACCGCATCGACCAGACATTCGACGAGCAGGTCAACGACGGCTGGAGCCACTGA
- a CDS encoding CaiB/BaiF CoA transferase family protein — protein sequence MAALDGYTVVELSTGIAGAYCTKLLADGGARVIKVESPQGDPLRRWSASGARVDGDGALFQFLAGGKHSVVADADLIHELLAAADAAVWSHGPTAAETFTPAVLRESHPHLVVTSITPFGLTGPWSDRPATEFTLQAWSGGIVGLGRGSADRAPVFVGGQVGDYLAGAYASAATLASRMRQLRTGAGELLDLSMLEAHILGLTYYPVTFFEMLGRPWRDARKLTIPGIACTKDGLVDVGCGTAQQWFDLCAMIGRQDWIDEDSPLSITEMANQKAAEIYAWFEGENSDDIRDLATAFRIPNAPVANGANITGLEQFQHRGSFVANPRDGFSQPGPPYRTHPATLVAPKPAPGLGEHTERYRQAPVTVPERRSVTPTESLPLSGIRILDLTTFWAGPSCTHFLAMLGAEVIHVESTRKPDGTRLIAGIPVTEDRWWEKSPIFSALNTNKKGITLDLQTDAGRELLRRLIATADVIAENFTPRVLDQIGLDFDAIQQIRQDAILLRMPGFGLDGPWRDNPAFAYVIEAASGVSWLTGYPDRNPYEPYSIGDPNAGIHAANALLLALEHRRTTGQGVMIEAAMIDAALNIAAEQVIEYSAYGALLQRAGNRGPSAAPQNIYRSADIDEFGRLDSWVAIAVADDRQWAGLSAALGSPPWTRDAALSTADGRRGAHDLIDEHLSEWCADKSSDEIVALLWDAGVPVAKVMQPHRQTEIPQLHARGFFEDVGHPVNDTAPHSTMPVRFSAGPDRFHAHPAPLLGQHNHELLAEIGLSPAEIADLEADGVIGHAPGGARKAATK from the coding sequence GTGGCGGCGCTGGATGGCTACACCGTCGTCGAACTCTCCACCGGGATAGCGGGCGCATACTGCACCAAGTTGCTGGCCGATGGCGGCGCGCGCGTGATCAAAGTCGAGTCGCCCCAGGGTGATCCGCTGCGGAGATGGTCGGCCTCTGGCGCACGCGTCGACGGGGACGGAGCGTTGTTCCAGTTCCTCGCCGGCGGCAAGCACAGTGTGGTGGCCGATGCCGACTTGATCCACGAGTTGCTGGCCGCCGCGGACGCGGCGGTGTGGTCCCACGGGCCGACGGCGGCCGAAACCTTCACACCGGCAGTACTGCGCGAGTCGCATCCGCACCTCGTGGTCACGTCGATCACCCCGTTCGGGCTGACAGGCCCGTGGAGCGATCGGCCCGCGACTGAGTTCACCCTGCAGGCCTGGTCCGGCGGCATCGTCGGACTGGGGCGTGGATCCGCGGATCGCGCACCGGTATTCGTCGGTGGACAGGTCGGCGACTACCTCGCCGGCGCTTACGCCAGCGCCGCCACGCTCGCCTCTCGGATGCGGCAACTGCGGACGGGTGCGGGCGAACTGCTGGATCTGTCGATGCTCGAGGCGCACATTCTGGGGCTCACCTACTATCCGGTGACGTTCTTCGAGATGCTCGGCCGTCCGTGGCGCGACGCCCGCAAGCTCACCATCCCCGGAATCGCCTGCACCAAGGACGGTTTGGTCGACGTCGGTTGCGGCACCGCCCAGCAGTGGTTCGATCTCTGCGCGATGATCGGCCGGCAGGACTGGATCGATGAGGACTCGCCACTGTCGATCACCGAGATGGCCAACCAGAAGGCCGCCGAGATCTACGCCTGGTTCGAGGGCGAGAACTCCGACGACATCCGCGACCTCGCCACCGCCTTCCGGATCCCCAACGCGCCGGTTGCCAACGGCGCCAACATCACCGGGTTGGAACAGTTCCAGCATCGCGGATCGTTCGTCGCCAATCCCCGCGACGGGTTCAGCCAACCTGGCCCGCCCTACCGCACGCATCCGGCGACCCTGGTCGCCCCGAAACCCGCCCCGGGCCTCGGTGAGCACACCGAGCGGTACCGGCAGGCACCGGTGACCGTCCCCGAGCGTCGGTCGGTCACGCCAACAGAGAGTCTGCCGCTCAGCGGAATTCGCATTCTCGACCTGACGACCTTCTGGGCCGGACCGAGTTGCACACATTTCCTGGCGATGCTCGGCGCCGAGGTGATCCACGTCGAGTCCACCCGCAAGCCGGACGGCACCCGGTTGATCGCCGGTATCCCGGTCACCGAGGATCGCTGGTGGGAGAAGTCGCCGATCTTCTCCGCGCTGAACACCAACAAGAAGGGCATCACTCTCGACCTGCAAACCGATGCGGGCCGAGAGCTGTTGCGCCGCTTGATCGCAACCGCCGATGTGATTGCCGAGAACTTCACGCCACGGGTGCTCGACCAGATCGGCCTCGACTTCGACGCGATACAGCAGATTCGGCAGGACGCGATCCTGCTGCGCATGCCCGGGTTCGGGCTGGACGGACCCTGGCGCGACAACCCGGCATTCGCCTACGTGATCGAGGCCGCGTCCGGGGTGAGCTGGCTGACCGGTTACCCCGATCGCAACCCCTACGAGCCATATTCGATCGGCGACCCCAACGCGGGTATCCATGCCGCCAACGCCTTGCTGCTGGCGCTGGAGCATCGGCGTACCACCGGGCAGGGCGTGATGATCGAGGCCGCGATGATCGACGCGGCGCTCAACATCGCCGCCGAACAGGTCATCGAATACTCCGCATACGGAGCACTGCTGCAACGCGCGGGCAACCGCGGACCATCCGCGGCACCCCAAAATATCTACCGCAGTGCGGATATCGACGAATTCGGTCGCCTCGACAGCTGGGTCGCGATCGCGGTCGCCGACGATCGACAGTGGGCCGGACTCAGCGCGGCATTGGGCTCGCCCCCGTGGACGCGGGATGCCGCGCTGTCGACGGCGGACGGCCGCCGCGGCGCACACGACCTGATCGACGAGCACCTCAGCGAGTGGTGCGCGGACAAGAGCAGCGACGAGATCGTGGCGCTGCTCTGGGATGCCGGTGTGCCCGTCGCCAAGGTGATGCAGCCACACCGCCAGACCGAGATCCCGCAACTGCACGCCCGCGGATTCTTCGAGGACGTCGGCCACCCCGTCAACGACACCGCGCCGCACAGCACCATGCCCGTGCGATTCTCGGCCGGGCCGGACCGGTTCCACGCCCACCCGGCGCCTTTGCTGGGCCAGCACAATCACGAGTTGCTGGCCGAAATCGGGCTCAGCCCAGCCGAAATCGCCGACCTGGAGGCCGACGGTGTGATCGGCCACGCGCCCGGCGGTGCACGAAAGGCCGCGACCAAATAG
- a CDS encoding enoyl-CoA hydratase/isomerase family protein, translated as MSAGERPSAEEIILYAKDPTTKIATITFNRPEFLNAPTTAARLRYAELLHGANVDDDVRVVVIRGVGDDFGSGADLPEVMESADSPAFRLAELKIADEDVRYPPKGSFRHGATIGSWYANSQAGNRSLQEFKKISIVEAKGYCYGWHFYQAADADLVIASEDTLFGHPSFRYYGWGPRMWTWVQTMGLRKFQEMVFTGRPFTAEEMFQCNFLNKVVPRERLEAEVDKYANSCARNRPTDTIFMQKAFFEMVKQHQGEYMGSMLTALFESMGSAVRPDGDDMMLGDAIDSGLADSVRDNDAKFPPDFRLSKSGRAKKD; from the coding sequence ATGTCGGCAGGCGAACGTCCGTCGGCCGAAGAGATCATCCTCTACGCCAAGGACCCGACGACCAAGATCGCCACGATCACCTTCAACCGCCCCGAGTTCCTCAACGCGCCCACCACCGCGGCCCGGCTGCGCTACGCCGAACTGCTGCACGGCGCGAACGTCGACGACGATGTCCGGGTCGTGGTCATCCGTGGCGTGGGCGACGACTTCGGCAGTGGGGCAGACCTTCCCGAGGTGATGGAGAGTGCTGACTCACCCGCGTTCCGGCTGGCTGAGCTGAAAATCGCCGACGAGGACGTCAGGTATCCGCCGAAGGGATCGTTCCGGCACGGCGCGACCATCGGCTCCTGGTATGCGAATTCGCAAGCGGGCAACCGTTCGCTTCAGGAATTCAAGAAGATCAGCATCGTCGAGGCCAAGGGCTACTGCTACGGCTGGCACTTCTATCAGGCCGCCGACGCCGACCTGGTGATCGCGAGTGAGGATACGCTTTTCGGCCACCCCTCATTTCGGTACTACGGCTGGGGCCCGCGGATGTGGACCTGGGTGCAGACGATGGGATTGCGCAAATTCCAGGAGATGGTCTTCACCGGACGACCGTTCACCGCCGAAGAGATGTTCCAGTGCAATTTCTTGAACAAGGTCGTGCCGCGCGAGCGTCTCGAGGCCGAGGTCGACAAGTACGCGAACTCGTGTGCCCGTAATCGCCCGACCGACACCATCTTCATGCAGAAGGCCTTCTTCGAGATGGTGAAGCAGCACCAGGGGGAGTACATGGGCAGCATGCTCACTGCGCTCTTCGAGTCGATGGGCAGCGCGGTACGGCCCGACGGCGACGACATGATGCTCGGCGACGCCATCGACAGCGGTCTTGCCGACTCGGTGCGCGACAACGACGCCAAGTTTCCGCCCGACTTCCGGTTGAGCAAGTCCGGCCGGGCGAAGAAGGACTGA